The following DNA comes from Flavobacterium sp. N3904.
ATACCCCGCAACAAAACTTGCAAAAGTATTTACTGCTGAGACATCCAATCGGTAGCTTGTCGCATCAACCGAAGCCGACCAATTAGCCGTAATTTGAGTACAAGCTGCTCCAGAACCAAAAGGAGAGGATGGTGCTGCTGCTATCCCCGGACTCGTAGTTATGGAAATCACATTACTAGTATAGGTACAACCCGAGGTAGCCGCGCTTGAGCCGACCACAATTCTTCGGTAATAAACAGTAACATTTGATGTTGTTGTAGTTACAGCAACTGGTGTATAATTTTGTAAGGTTGCACTAGGTATATCAGTCCAATTTGTATTGTCTGGTGACGATTGCCATTGGAAATTAATGGTCGGATTAACTGTTGCACCATTGTAAGTAAGTGTACCTATTATAGTATTTGGAGTGGTTCCACTACAAACCAATGCAGGAGTTGGAGCTGTTATTGTATTCGAACTAGCAACAAAAGGAGTCATACTAAAACCAACAACATTCCCTCCAGCATTCTCATAATAATCAAAAACCAACTCACTAGAACCTGTCAAATATATTAAAACATTACCAAAAGTTGTATTGCCTTTATCACCCCATGAATTAAAAACCAATGTACCATCTACATACAAACGAAATCCATCATCACCATTCATGTTTGCCAAATAACAACCAACTTTAGTTGATTTCATTCTATAACGAACTGCAAATTTATCTGCGTAAACATTTGTTCTATTCACTTCAGCCGTTAGTACAGGGAAACAACCCGTATCACCGCCAAAACCTTGGGATAAAATAGTCTCAGGCTCATTATAATAACCAGCATAATTGGCAGTTACAAAAGGAAGACTTGTTGTCAGTGTATTTGGTGATGCGCCTCCTGGAGGAGGACCTACTGTCCAATTGTACACATATCCTATCCAAGCATTATCACCAAAAATAGTTTGAGAATCTAATGTGTCACCAACAGTATTTAATTTTAATTGCAATGCCCCCCCTGTTGCTCCTGTATTTGAACAATCACTACTGGAAAGAACTATTTTTATTTGTCCCGAAAATGTGGCAGTCCAGTTCAAAGATGTTCCAGCAGCAGCAGTTGAAAATGCCGTAGGACTCACATTATTATTAGTACTGGCATCCAAAATATTTAAACTTTCGTTTAGTCCAGAAAAAACATCCCCTACAGAAAATGTATACCCAAATCCTTGCACCACATCGAGTAAAACATATTGTCCAGAATTGATAGAGGCAGTAGTCCTTGTATTTAAAGTAGGGCTGTCAATACATATTTGATAATTACTTCCTACCTGTGTTGTTGGTACAAATGCCAATGTTGTAGCCGATATCGTTCCCGAACTTGCTGTTGTACTGCAACCATTCATCGCACGAACTCTATAATAATAAGTAGAAGAAGGTGGTAAATTCGTAATAGTATAAGTCGTTACATCCCCAACATTTAGATTATTATATAAAGGAAGAATACTCGCAAAACCAGTATCTGTCGCTACATCAATTAAATAACTTGAAGCATTGGCAGATGGAGACCAATTGGCATTAATTTGCGAACAGGTAACCCCTGTAGCTGCATTAGCAAACGGTACCGGTATGGTTCCCACGGGACTGGTAGTAATGGCTATCGAATTACTAGTATAAACACAACTGGACGCCGCAGCAGCAACTGCCGAAACTACTCTCCTATAATAAACCGTCACATTCACGGTGGTAGTTGTAATGGCCGGCGGTGTATAATCCTCTGAAGTCGCTCCAGAAATATTGTTCCAAGTACTATTATCAGGTGACGATTGCCATTGAAATTTTATCGTTGGATTAACCGTTGCTCCATTATAGACAAACGCAGAACCATCAATAACTCCTGGCGAAGCACCACTGCAAACAGCAAAAGGCGAGGGCGCTGTTACCGAATTGGAACCAGCCACAAAAGGTGTCATGGTGAAATTAGAAACATTTCCTCCGTTTTTTTCATAGTATTCAAACAACAAATCAGTTCCAGTACCTCCATTCTTACTTGCATCAAGATAAACTAAAACATTATCATAAGTTGCTGTTCCCTGCTGAATCCAGGCATCAAATACTTTAACGCCATCTACAGTCAATCGAACACCATCATCCCCATCAATTTTCACTAAATAACAGCCATTCAACGTAGAACGCATCCTGTATTTTACTGCATAGGTATCCGTTCTAAAAGTTGCCGGAGCACCATCAGCTACATACGGAAAACAAGTGTCACTCCCTCCGTAATTTTGACTAAATGATGTTGTTGTACCAGTAACTGTATTTGTTTGATTAAAATAACCCAAATAATTAGAAAAAGCATTAGCATCATTTGGTGGAACTCCTACCGTATTCGAAAAATTATAAACATGTCCAATCCAAGAATTGACTCCATAAGCCAATTGAGAATCGCCTGTATCATTACCTCCGGTATAAGCAATCGTAATAGTGTCGGCACTTGTGCTCGCAGCACAAGCATTTGAATCATTGTTGAATTGAACATACAAAACACCCGTAAAAGTGGCCGTCCAACCTAGAGAAATAGCAGTAGTATTTGTCGATGAAATTGCTGTTGCAAGACTTGTACCCGTTGCAGTACTCTCAAAAAGCGTGACTCTTTTTATAAAACCTAAATCTGTATTTGTTGTTTTTATCGCATAGGTGTAACCCTTTATCACATTTACAGCGACATAAGTCCCAACAGTTACTCCGGCAGTAGCCACCTCACCTACATTGGGGGAAATAACTTCGGTATTGTAACAAATGGACTGAACGGTGGGCGTAGCGATAAAAGGTTGATTGGCAAAAGTACATTGAGCAAAACTGGCGCTTTGACATAGTAATAGAATCAACAGTACGGAAAGTAATTTTAATTTCATAATTAGAATTATTTATTTTTTACTAACGAACCTGATTTAATCAGTTGGCATTGCCATTAGAAATAAGTGCAAATACTTTATAATAAGCACCTAAAGAAATTTTAACAAAGTTAAAACTAATATTCTCCAATATATCGATAAAAGTTATATTTTATTAGATAAACAAATGTTAAATTAAAAATTTGTAATCCATTTATATAAAAAATGATTCACAGTATTATATGTTAAATAATTTTTAGTAATACAAAATTTTAAGACTTTGTAACAGAATAAAACAAATAAACCTCTATAAAATTTGGTTAGCATACGGAGAGTCTGCAAAGTTGCAGCATACTTTTTACAAAAAAAGAGCACAAATTAACACTAATTAATACCCAAAACCTCTACAATATAGTCCAATACTATTTTTGTCACATCTAGCGCAGTCGAGATGCTCTAGTGGTTCTCTACTGCGCTCGAACTGACAAATCGGACTATTTTATAAAAATTATTAAATAAATATATCTGGGATCAAAAAAAATCCCATCCTGTTTTTCAGGATGGGATTAAATTAATAGTGGGACTGTGTTCTAAAAAACGATTTCCTTGCTGACCCATTTGCCATTTGCCAATTGTACGACAACAATCAAAAACTGATCACCAGAATTCAAATTGGGTATCACAAATTCATTTTTGTCTGTGTTTTTGTTTTCATAAAGCAACCTTCCTCTCAGATCATAAACAAAAACATCTCCCAAAGCTTCGGCTGTAGAAACTATCGTGATTTTCTTGTTTTTTACATATACATTCAACGCTTTTTCAACAATTTCATGGTCATCGGTGCCCAAGGTCTTGTTGGTGTATTTCAACACAAAACGATCGTTTTCGGTGCCTTTTATTGCTGTAAAGCTGTAACTCCCTTTGGTCAAATCATGCATCACTGCCGTTTTCTTGTCCTCCAGCCAAATCTCCTGATTGGCCAATAGACCGTCTCTGTTTGCAATACCTATTTCAAAAGGCCCTTCAATGGTGCTTTTATATCCTAATGGTACTTCGTCTGTGGCTTTAAAAGGCACTGCTCGTCCCTGAATCGTATAGTTCTTCCCATTATTGAGACTGTAAAAATTAACATACGTATTGCCGTTAAAATTTGCCGCATCGTATAATTTATCCACATCATCGGTAGCTCCGGCGATATAACCAACCAACAATTGCTTGAAGGCTCCTCCTGAGTTAGTCAAGTTCAACCAGACCCTGTTTTTCTCAATTGCTGCCGATTTCTTGGTCTTCGACATTTTGAAAAACTGACTGTTATTTCCCGCTACCCGCATCGAGTTGGTAAATTTAAAACTACTGCCTGTTATATTAGCACTACCCACAAAAAACGATTGGCCGGCAGCTATTTGACCTGATGGTGGAGCACCCCCTGTAGAAGCAGCTGTTCCACCTGATCCATTATAAGTAGCATAATCACTTGATTGATAACTCGGACCGCTTGTCGCTATTGGCGTAATGTGCGTCCAGAAATACAATCCGCTAGCATATAAATCGCTATTGACATTCATAAACTCATCTGCATCTATAGCCGATGGATAAGGATTTCCTACCAAATTGAATTCGTTGGGTCCTACTGCATAGCTGTAATCCCCATTGTTGGGAACTCCTTTGAATGCAACGGGCTGTGAGTATGGGAAAACAACATTTTCTCCATTGGGCCAGATACCCCCTTTGGGCGTGCGGATAATATAGCCCACTCCCGGCGTCATTATTCCATTATAAAAAACCCAAGCATTAGCAGTTCCGTTATACTTAAAATACTTATCAGGAAAGGTATTGGGAGACAATCCGAGCGCACTTTGTCCCGTAACCGGTGAAGACCAATACGTATAATCGAAATTCTTCATCGGTGCCGAGCTACGCTGGTATTCAATAGCTCCCGAATTTGAGTTGGTAGTAGTAGCTGCATCTTGTACCAAACTCGCGTCGTTCTGGAAAATTAATTGACCGTTGGTCGTTACCGCATTAGTGATTGTTAATGTAACTCCTGATGGAACCGTTACAATTATACCCGCATCAACTGTCAAAGCACAGGCTGCAATATCGGCAGTAAATGGCTGGTTTGGAGTTACTGACGCAATTATGGCGCTTTTACTTGAATTAGGAGTTCCGTTAGTCCAAGTTGTACCGTTCCAAGTTGTAGACGAGGAGTCCAATATCGAAACAAAAGCCGATGGTGCTGATGGACAACCATTTCCGTCTGCTACCGTAAAGGTATAACTGTTTACAGCCAAACCTGTAACGGTATAAGAGGTTCCTGTGTCTGAAATTGCGCCAGGACCAGGATTAATTGTCCATGTACCACTAGGTAAGCCTCCCAAAGTAACACTGCCGGTACTTACTGTACAGCTTATGTCTGTTTTGGAACTTATCGTTGGGGCTGTTGGTAGGGCGTTGACTGTCATAGTCACAACATTTGAAATTGCTGGGCTTCCTGTTAAACAAGGAGTAGCATTCGATGTCATTTCGCAAGTAATTGCGTCTCCATTTGCCAAAGTAGTTGTTGTATATGTATCTGCTGTTTCACTTGGAATTAAAACCCCTCCTTTGTACCATTTATAGGTTGGTGTTGTTCCTCCGTTAGTTGGTGCAGCGGTAAAAGTTACCGATGTTCCTGCACAAATTGCCCCCAATGGTAACGCCGATATATTGACACTGGCTGGTATATTTGGGTTTACCGTCCAACTTAACGTGTTGCCTGTCGCTGTTGTACAGCCTGTTCCTGTTGATGTTCTTCGTGATTCTATTGTATTGGTTCCTACTACTGCTGTAAAACTTGGAACTGTTGTTGCCCATGCCGTTAAGCCCGAACCATTATTATAACGGTATTCATCCTGTGAAGTTCCTGTTCCGCCTGTTCCTGCTGTTGTCAATGTCATTGTCAATGTAGTGCCCGCACATACTGTAGCTACGTTTGGATTTTTGGCTATAACTGGTCCTACTGGAACCGCTACAACTGTCCAACTTAGCGTGTTTCCTGTCGCTGTTGTACAGCCTGTTCCTGTTGATGTTCTTCGTGATTCTATTGTATTGGTTCCTACTACTGCTGCAAAACTTGGAACTGTTGTTGCCCATGCCGTTAAGCCCGAACCATTATTATAACGGTATTCATCCTGTGAAGTTCCTGTTCCGCCTGTTCCTGCTGTTGTCAATGTCATTGTCAATGTAGTGCCCGCACATACTGTAGCTACGTTTGGATTTTTGGCTATAACTGGTCCTACTGGAACCGCTACAACTGTCCAACTTAGCGTGTTTCCTGTCGCTGTTGTACAGCCTGTTCCTGTTGATGTTCTTCGTGATTCTATTGTATTGGTTCCTACTACTGCTGCAAAACTTGGAACTGTTGTTGCCCATGCCGTTAAGCCCGAACCATTATTATAACGGTATTCATCCTGTGAAGTTCCTGTTCCGCCTGTTCCTGCTGTTGTCAATGTCATTGTCAATGTAGTACCCGCACATACTGTAGCTACGTTTGGATTTTTGGCTATAACTGGTCCTACTGGAACCGCTACAACTGTCCAACTTAGCGTGTTTCCTGTCGCTGTTGTACAGCCTGTTCCTGTTGATGTTCTTCGTGATTCTATTGTATTGGTTCCTACTACTGCTGCAAAACTTGGAACTGTTGTTGCCCATGCCGTTAAGCCCGAACCATTATTATAACGGTATTCATCCTGTGAAGTTCCTGTTCCGCCTGTTCCTGCTGTTGTCAATGTCATTGTCAATGTAGTACCCGCACATACTGTAGCTACGTTTGGATTTTTGGCTATAACTGGTCCTACTGGAACCGCTACAACTGTCCAACTTAGCGTGTTTCCTGTCGCTGTTGTACAGCCTGTTCCTGTTGATGTTCTTCGTGATTCTATTGTATTGGTTCCTACTACTGCTGCAAAACTTGGAACTGTTGTTGCCCATGCCGTTAAGCCCGAACCATTATTATAACGGTATTCATCCTGTGAAGTTCCTGTTCCGCCTGTTCCTGCTGTTGTCAATGTCATTGTCAATGTAGTACCCGCACATACTGTAGCTACGTTTGGATTTTTGGCTATAACTGGTCCTACTGGAACCGCTACAACTGTCCAACTTAGCGTGTTTCCTGACGCTGTTGTACAGCCTGTTCCTGTTGATGTTCTTCGTGATTCTATTGTATTGGTTCCTACTACTGCTGCAAAACTTGGAACTGTTGTTGCCCATGCTGTTAAGCCCGAACCATTATTATAACGATATTCATCCTGTGAAGTTCCTGTTCCGCCTGTTCCTGCTGTTGTCAATGTCATTGTCAATGTAGTACCCGCACATACTGTAGCTACGTTTGGATTTTTGGCTATGACCGGCCCTACTGGAACCGCTACTACCGTTACTGTCCATGTCCCTGTAGATACCGTTGCTATAGTATTACAAGTGCCATCATTAGCATAACGTCTGTAACTTGTTGTGGTTGTCAAGCCTGATGGCGGTAAATAGGTAGCACTTGTAGCTCCGGATATAGCAGCCACATAACCATCAGCAGAAGACCTCCATGAATAGGTAATTGTAGTGTCACCTCCACTGGCTGCTGTTGCACTTCCAATAGTAGTTGCTGGTGTACCTCCGTTACAAATCGTTTCGCCTGTTGTATTGATAGCTCCTGAAGTAAATAAAGCTCTTACTGTTACGGTCCAAGTTCCTGTAGCTACTGATGGAGTAGTGTTACAAGTTCCGTCTTTAGCATAACGGCGGTAACTAGTTGTTGTTGTCAAGCCTGATGGTGGTAAATAGCTAGCACTTGTAGCTCCGGATATCGCAGCCACATAACCATCAGCAGAAGATCTCCATGAATAGGTAATTGTAGTATCACCTCCACTGGCTGCTGTTGCACTGCCTACAGTAGTTGCTGGTGTACCTCCATTACAAATCGTTTCGCCTGTTGTATTGATAGCGCCAGATGTGAAAGCCGGACGTATTGTTACTGTAAAACTATTCATAAAACTCACACATCCTGTACTGTTTCTTTTTACAGTAAGTGTTCCTGTATAAGTACCAGCAGGAACATTTGCAGGAATAGCAATGGTATTTAATGTTCCTCCAGCTGCTACAAAAGCAAAAGTAACATCTGTTTGATTTACTAATCCAGCTGTAATCGCAGCCGTATCCCAAACTACACTATATCTATCAGGAGTGCCTGAAGTGGCTGTATAAGCTAGAAATGCGTTTTGAGAAGC
Coding sequences within:
- a CDS encoding fibronectin type III domain-containing protein, with amino-acid sequence MKLKLLSVLLILLLCQSASFAQCTFANQPFIATPTVQSICYNTEVISPNVGEVATAGVTVGTYVAVNVIKGYTYAIKTTNTDLGFIKRVTLFESTATGTSLATAISSTNTTAISLGWTATFTGVLYVQFNNDSNACAASTSADTITIAYTGGNDTGDSQLAYGVNSWIGHVYNFSNTVGVPPNDANAFSNYLGYFNQTNTVTGTTTSFSQNYGGSDTCFPYVADGAPATFRTDTYAVKYRMRSTLNGCYLVKIDGDDGVRLTVDGVKVFDAWIQQGTATYDNVLVYLDASKNGGTGTDLLFEYYEKNGGNVSNFTMTPFVAGSNSVTAPSPFAVCSGASPGVIDGSAFVYNGATVNPTIKFQWQSSPDNSTWNNISGATSEDYTPPAITTTTVNVTVYYRRVVSAVAAAASSCVYTSNSIAITTSPVGTIPVPFANAATGVTCSQINANWSPSANASSYLIDVATDTGFASILPLYNNLNVGDVTTYTITNLPPSSTYYYRVRAMNGCSTTASSGTISATTLAFVPTTQVGSNYQICIDSPTLNTRTTASINSGQYVLLDVVQGFGYTFSVGDVFSGLNESLNILDASTNNNVSPTAFSTAAAGTSLNWTATFSGQIKIVLSSSDCSNTGATGGALQLKLNTVGDTLDSQTIFGDNAWIGYVYNWTVGPPPGGASPNTLTTSLPFVTANYAGYYNEPETILSQGFGGDTGCFPVLTAEVNRTNVYADKFAVRYRMKSTKVGCYLANMNGDDGFRLYVDGTLVFNSWGDKGNTTFGNVLIYLTGSSELVFDYYENAGGNVVGFSMTPFVASSNTITAPTPALVCSGTTPNTIIGTLTYNGATVNPTINFQWQSSPDNTNWTDIPSATLQNYTPVAVTTTTSNVTVYYRRIVVGSSAATSGCTYTSNVISITTSPGIAAAPSSPFGSGAACTQITANWSASVDATSYRLDVSAVNTFASFVAGYNNLNVANVTAYPITGLTAGVTYYIRVRAVNGCGTSSNSVTATFSTLSATPATPGTVSGTAAQCPSLTGQVYSIVAVANATTYSWTVPTGWTITAGAGTTSITVSTGTTGGNISVTAGNSCGTSAVKTLAVTVGTTTSVGGTLNGSTTVCAGTNSTLLSLAGFTGTIQRWESSTDNFVSVVNSIGNLTATYTATNLSTTTQYRVVVKNGTSCAVNSSTAAIAITPSLTAVGVTPNIPQSFCSNSAGTLLAATITGGGVTTNQWGKRSVSGGAITAITGQTGPTYTPTGAGLTAGTWFVVCTSTPTCGSPIISNEVLVVVNALPTAPTISSKTDISCTVSTGSVTLGGLPSGTWTINPGPGAISDTGTSYTVTGLAVNSYTFTVADGNGCPSAPSAFVSILDSSSTTWNGTTWTNGTPNSSKSAIIASVTPNQPFTADIAACALTVDAGIIVTVPSGVTLTITNAVTTNGQLIFQNDASLVQDAATTTNSNSGAIEYQRSSAPMKNFDYTYWSSPVTGQSALGLSPNTFPDKYFKYNGTANAWVFYNGIMTPGVGYIIRTPKGGIWPNGENVVFPYSQPVAFKGVPNNGDYSYAVGPNEFNLVGNPYPSAIDADEFMNVNSDLYASGLYFWTHITPIATSGPSYQSSDYATYNGSGGTAASTGGAPPSGQIAAGQSFFVGSANITGSSFKFTNSMRVAGNNSQFFKMSKTKKSAAIEKNRVWLNLTNSGGAFKQLLVGYIAGATDDVDKLYDAANFNGNTYVNFYSLNNGKNYTIQGRAVPFKATDEVPLGYKSTIEGPFEIGIANRDGLLANQEIWLEDKKTAVMHDLTKGSYSFTAIKGTENDRFVLKYTNKTLGTDDHEIVEKALNVYVKNKKITIVSTAEALGDVFVYDLRGRLLYENKNTDKNEFVIPNLNSGDQFLIVVVQLANGKWVSKEIVF
- a CDS encoding T9SS sorting signal type C domain-containing protein; translated protein: MNKILLLFTAVFCFLFTKLKEAFTSFLPVNNQDNLSDNIVYKNAARLKTFVFSLVLLFFINVAFAQRTSTAPGNWSAASTWANANITRTGTVTSLSSSTTVNGTGTLFLTELSVGSVIRTLGNTAIGTVASIASNTSLTLTANASNSVTAQTYRTTSGPPSPVDNVTIVSNHIVAVNGIYTCASLAIAPTNTNTATLQFSGGSSQLTVNGTVTLGNNGAPTRRGSLDMTNGGTIICQGFSLANTGANLFTAGTGTVQLTTTNTLPTTIFTSFNNLTISNGTTTNNATLTVSAALTGAGGLTNSSGGTLNLNGTSSITTLTNAGTAAKNGTGAITTALANFTNTGTFDINGSGAITGVTNNSGGTFNINGSNTVTGITNNAGGTLNINGSGAITGITNNGTVNLAGSGTITTFNNATAASQLNISIAPVPTISTLTATFAGNTVNYSGAAQTVIATTYSNLRLSGSGTKTFAGATTVDNGLIIDTGVVASLGTNNHTALTLSLNAIGQNSGSYGSSASAATYKNSTFFGVVGLGQLNVANFTCTAGTWIGATSTDWNTDANWCGGIPTATTDVVIPTGTTFSPTIAAGTTANCRNITINASATLTLANSATSLLNISGDFVNSGTFTAGAASIVSFVGGGSQAIGGGATIFSNLNINSGTTTLGVGTTIGGNLNIASGATLATANFSLDLKGNFTNSSTFTAGSSAITISGTAAQSIAGFTTTGLVSMTNTGSTVTFAGNVNGAGLTINGTGTLNLGTSLTHTFTGNWTRTAGTLNGGSSLLKVGGDVSGTGGTFTAGTGTVEFNRAGAQNLGSSALTYNNLTLSGSGTKTFGAISTVSGNWSMVLGPLANLGGFTHTAGTLVLGGAGPLLNSWGSTSSGAANTTNDYFTGTGIINVSSAPYPAIDNNYASYSSGVSGQVAGSSGEYANPPTNTIAGSVTLAAPAGSAFINVKFASYGSPVGTSPNFTIGTCHAFNSRTVTTGLLGSNVATIPASGSFNATFGDPCYGVVKSYNVVATYAEPFCATSTVSSFVINGSTPTGGNGIYTFLWEVSTTGPSSGYGPVSGTNNAEDYTVPAGINQTTYYRRTVTSGIYSDATIVIVQVTTGPPVQPISFTSATNCNGTATLTVSGGSLGLGGYAEFYSGSCGGTVVGTSNVIPASLIVSPTMGSTTYYVRYLNSCNKVAACMNTTVANTVSIAATASTSAVCFSTASQNAFLAYTATSGTPDRYSVVWDTAAITAGLVNQTDVTFAFVAAGGTLNTIAIPANVPAGTYTGTLTVKRNSTGCVSFMNSFTVTIRPAFTSGAINTTGETICNGGTPATTVGSATAASGGDTTITYSWRSSADGYVAAISGATSASYLPPSGLTTTTSYRRYAKDGTCNTTPSVATGTWTVTVRALFTSGAINTTGETICNGGTPATTIGSATAASGGDTTITYSWRSSADGYVAAISGATSATYLPPSGLTTTTSYRRYANDGTCNTIATVSTGTWTVTVVAVPVGPVIAKNPNVATVCAGTTLTMTLTTAGTGGTGTSQDEYRYNNGSGLTAWATTVPSFAAVVGTNTIESRRTSTGTGCTTASGNTLSWTVVAVPVGPVIAKNPNVATVCAGTTLTMTLTTAGTGGTGTSQDEYRYNNGSGLTAWATTVPSFAAVVGTNTIESRRTSTGTGCTTATGNTLSWTVVAVPVGPVIAKNPNVATVCAGTTLTMTLTTAGTGGTGTSQDEYRYNNGSGLTAWATTVPSFAAVVGTNTIESRRTSTGTGCTTATGNTLSWTVVAVPVGPVIAKNPNVATVCAGTTLTMTLTTAGTGGTGTSQDEYRYNNGSGLTAWATTVPSFAAVVGTNTIESRRTSTGTGCTTATGNTLSWTVVAVPVGPVIAKNPNVATVCAGTTLTMTLTTAGTGGTGTSQDEYRYNNGSGLTAWATTVPSFAAVVGTNTIESRRTSTGTGCTTATGNTLSWTVVAVPVGPVIAKNPNVATVCAGTTLTMTLTTAGTGGTGTSQDEYRYNNGSGLTAWATTVPSFTAVVGTNTIESRRTSTGTGCTTATGNTLSWTVNPNIPASVNISALPLGAICAGTSVTFTAAPTNGGTTPTYKWYKGGVLIPSETADTYTTTTLANGDAITCEMTSNATPCLTGSPAISNVVTMTVNALPTAPTISSKTDISCTVSTGSVTLGGLPSGTWTINPGPGAISDTGTSYTVTGLAVNSYTFTVADGNGCPSAPSAFVSILDSSSTTWNGTTWTNGTPNSSKSAIIASVTPNQPFTADIAACALTVDAGIIVTVPSGVTLTITNAVTTNGQLIFQNDASLVQDAATTTNSNSGAIEYQRSSAPMKNFDYTYWSSPVTGQSALGLSPNTFPDKYFKYNGTANAWVFYNGIMTPGVGYIIRTPKGGIWPNGENVVFPYSQPVAFKGVPNNGDYSYAVGPNEFNLVGNPYPSAIDADEFMNVNSDLYASGLYFWTHITPIATSGPSYQSSDYATYNGSGGTAASTGGAPPSGQIAAGQSFFVGSANITGSSFKFTNSMRVAGNNSQFFKMSKTKKSAAIEKNRVWLNLTNSGGAFKQLLVGYIAGATDDVDKLYDAANFNGNTYVNFYSLNNGKNYTIQGRAVPFKATDEVPLGYKSTIEGPFEIGIANRDGLLANQEIWLEDKKTAVMHDLTKGSYSFTAIKGTENDRFVLKYTNKTLGTDDHEIVEKALNVYVKNKKITIVSTAEALGDVFVYDLRGRLLYENKNTDKNEFVIPNLNSGDQFLIVVVQLANGKWVSKEIVF